TAGCCCAATTGGATGAGCGCTTCCGGCAGGGCGAGACCGGCACGTATGGCGGAGCGCAAGTGGTCCACAATGTCCGGCCACAGAAGTCGAAGTGCGGCCTGGCGCTTGCGTGCCCGCCAACGGACCGCAGCGAAAGGAACCCACGAACCAAAGAGGGAAAAGCAGGCTGCAACGGGCGGCGATCCCGTGACGACGAAGAACACCAGCAAGGCGAAGAGGCCGAAGCCTGCGCACGTGAGAAGAAGACCCCCGCCCGTCACTTTTTCAATTCCGGCTGAGGTGAGCAGCAGCTCAAGGCGCCCGGGGCCCGTTTCCTTTGCTTCTACCGGCGGTTGTACCCACGCAGACCACCAGATGAGGAACACTCCAAGGCCGCAGAGAACGCCGAGAAGGGGCGCCATCAGTTCAGCTCCAAAAGAGCGGCGACGTCGAATCCTGCCCGGGCGAACTTCTCCGCGGCAGGCATGGAGTTGGCCCGTGGCAGCAGTTGCGTGCCGACCATGCCGAACACACCCGAGGATTCGATGATTCCGTTTTCGACCCTCCGTCCAAGGGAGAGGATCTCAGTCACCTGCCTACGGCCCGAAGAGTGGCGGCTGCAGTGCACGACGAGGTCGATGCAGGATGCAACTGTGGGCACCACGAAAGCACTGGAAATATTTGCCCCTGCCAGAAGCGGGAGCGTGCAGATCTTGGTCACTGCGTCGTGTGCGGAATTGGCATGGACGGTGCACATGCCTGGCAAACCGGAGTTAAGCGCAATCAGCATGTCGAGGCTCTCCGCTTCACGGACCTCCCCCACCACCAGCCTGTCCGGGCGCATCCTTAAGGCTTCCTTGACCAACCGACGCAGCGGAATTTCGCCTCCGCCTTCCAGATTGGGTTGCCGGCACTGAAGTCCCACGACATCGCGCAGCGGGAGTTGCAGTTCGAAGATCTCTTCCACCGTAATGACACGTTCACGGGAACCGATGTGGGCAGCAAGGCAGTTCAACATGGTGGTCTTCCCGGCCTGGGTGGCACCCGATACGAGGATATTGAGACCGCTGGCCACAGCTGCTCCAAGGAACCGTGCGGCCTGCGGCGTAAGGCTTCCCAGCTCGACCAAATGCTCCAGGCGGCTTGCCCGGGCAATGAACTTCCGGATATTGACGGCCCAGTGCTTGCGGGTAATGTCCGGGATGGCGACGTGCAACCGTGAACCATCAGGAAGGGCGGCGTCGACGAACGGTGATGAAAGATCCAGCCGGCGCCCCGAACTCTTGAGCATTCGTTCCACAAGGTCCCGGACCTGCTGCTCGGTAAGGCTGATGCCCGTCAGTTCCGATTCACCGTTGCGGGCAACATAGATTTCGTGCGGCGCATTGATCCAGACCTCTTCAATCGCGGCATCGTCCAAGAGAGGCTGCAGCGGCCCGAAGCCTGCCACCGCATCGAAGATATGCCTCCGGGCAGTCTCAAGGTGGCCGAGGGAAGGAAGCGGGCCCAAAAGCGCACGTTCGTCGTAGTCATTCACTGCCGCTTCCACCAGAAGCCTGACGTCCGAAGCCTGCTCAAGGGGATCCAGTCCCCTGCGCCGAATGAGCTCCCTGACCTCTCCTTCGACGATCCTTACAGCATCCACTTCTTCCCCAACCGACCACGAAGTTTGATAAGCGAGAGGAACATCTCGCCTCATTCACGCTAAGCGAGCGCCAACACCCCTTCAACCCAGTGGAGCGGGCATGTGGATAACTGTGGATCAGCAGTCACGTCAGCATCCCAAATCCCACTAGTCACTCCAGTTTCAGGATGTTAGGGTAAAGCCCGTTAGGAGCTGGCCTTTGGTCCCATGCGCAAGCGCCCGCCCCGGAGCTTGTCCGCAAGCCACCCCATGCGCCGCTGAGCCGCGGTACAGGGCCGGATGTGAAGATGAAAAGACGTTCAAGTGAACCGTCCCGCCGCACCCCGCTGGCCCGGGTCGGAGTTGCGCTGACGATCGCCCTGGCAGCAGGCTCTTTCCTGGGATCGCCCGCCTGGGCAGAGACGGCCGGGCCACGTCCAGCTCCATCTCCAGAGGCGCAGTCAGGAAGTCCCGCGCAGGGGCCGCAACCCGTAGGAAGTATCGCCCCCGCTACCACCCCCGGCGGTGAAACTCCTCAGGCGACCCAGCAGGCACCCGCGCAGCAGCAGCCGCTTCCCGCCGTCGAACCCTCACCCGCGGCACCGCCGCTGCCGGCGGAGGGGCCTGCGAGCGATTCCGGGGAGCATCTCCCCAAGAAGCAGGAAATGCCTGGCAACGCCCCGAACGCCGAAGCGATGAAGGCAGCGATGCTGGCAGCCATCCCGGCGGGCGGCGCGGAAATGGGCCAACGGTCTCCCCGTGTCCTGGCAGCCAAACAGGGCAAAGACGCTTCGGGAGCCTCGGGTTCACGGGCAGTAGGAGGCGCAGTCGGCGCCGCCGTCCCCATGGCCGCCGACCCGGGCCACTGGCGGCCCACTATCGGCATCGCAGGGCAGGACGTCAGTGCCCACCAGGGGAATGTGAACTGGCAAAGCCAGTGGAACCAGGGATCCCGATGGGCGTACGTCAAGGCATCCGAAGGCAATTACTACCTCAACGAGAACTACACCCAGCAGTACAATGGCTCCCGCAATGTGGGCATGGTGCGGGGCGCCTATCACTTCGCCATCCCCAACTGGTCATCGGGTGCTGATCAAGCACGGTATTTCGTAGCGAACGGTGGAGGCTGGACGGATGATGGCTACACCCTCCCGCCTGTCCTGGACATCGAATACAACCCCTACGCCGGGCGAACCATCAACGGGTTCTACTTCGGCAACACCTGCTATGACATGTCCAAGGCGCAATTGGGGCAATGGGCGGCTGACTTTGGCAACACCGTCAAGGCGCTGACCGGCCGCTTCCCCGTCATCTACAGCACCACCGATTGGTGGAACACCTGCGTTGGCAACACGACTTTCGGCAGTTATCCCCTCTGGATCGCTTCCTACTGGAACAATCCCACCAACTCACCAGGCTCCATGCCGGTCAGTTGGGGCAACTACACCATGTGGCAGTACAGCAGCACCGGCCCCTTTGAAGGCGACTCAAACATTTTCAACGGCAGCTACGACCAGCTGCGGACCTTTGCCCGCGGGGTTTCGAATCCTTCCAATCCGTCCATCAAGTCCGCCGCAGACATCCTGACCACCAGCGCGGCAGGACGTTTGGACGCCTTCCCGGCGAATGGGGCCGGCAGAATCACCGGACCTGTGCCCATCGGCTCGGGATGGTCCGGCGCGAAGGCGCTCTACGTGGTGGACTGGAACCAGGACGGCGTCCAGGACATCCTTTCCCAGTGGTCCGACGGGACGCTGAAGGTCTTCCGGGGAGCTCCCGGGGGTTCTTTCTACGCGCCCATCCAAGTGGGTTCCGGCTGGCAGGAAATGTCCCTGACCGTAGGCTGGTGGAACGTCAAGGATGCCTACCCCGGAGTGATCGGACAGGACTATCGGGGGAACCTGTACAGATACTCGAACAGTGGTGGCGGCGGACTCGGGAACGGTGTCCTGATAGGAACCGGGTTCAGCGGACACCAACTGAACCAGATCGACTTCGATGGCGACGGCAACCAGGACATCGTCACACGCACAACGGACGGCACCCTGCGGCTGTTCCGCTCCAACGGTGTGGGCAGCTTCACCAGCGAGCCAGGACGAGTCATCGGTTCGGGCTGGGCAGGCATGACGGCAGTGAGCTCCGCAATCAATTTCAACGGAGCGGACTCGCAGGGACTCCACGCCCGGGCCTCGAACGGA
Above is a genomic segment from Arthrobacter sp. YN containing:
- a CDS encoding GH25 family lysozyme, giving the protein MKRRSSEPSRRTPLARVGVALTIALAAGSFLGSPAWAETAGPRPAPSPEAQSGSPAQGPQPVGSIAPATTPGGETPQATQQAPAQQQPLPAVEPSPAAPPLPAEGPASDSGEHLPKKQEMPGNAPNAEAMKAAMLAAIPAGGAEMGQRSPRVLAAKQGKDASGASGSRAVGGAVGAAVPMAADPGHWRPTIGIAGQDVSAHQGNVNWQSQWNQGSRWAYVKASEGNYYLNENYTQQYNGSRNVGMVRGAYHFAIPNWSSGADQARYFVANGGGWTDDGYTLPPVLDIEYNPYAGRTINGFYFGNTCYDMSKAQLGQWAADFGNTVKALTGRFPVIYSTTDWWNTCVGNTTFGSYPLWIASYWNNPTNSPGSMPVSWGNYTMWQYSSTGPFEGDSNIFNGSYDQLRTFARGVSNPSNPSIKSAADILTTSAAGRLDAFPANGAGRITGPVPIGSGWSGAKALYVVDWNQDGVQDILSQWSDGTLKVFRGAPGGSFYAPIQVGSGWQEMSLTVGWWNVKDAYPGVIGQDYRGNLYRYSNSGGGGLGNGVLIGTGFSGHQLNQIDFDGDGNQDIVTRTTDGTLRLFRSNGVGSFTSEPGRVIGSGWAGMTAVSSAINFNGADSQGLHARASNGDLYYYPAGSGSWGNRSLIGVGWNDASLISGAALDVESTLGIDQEDIVAVRPDANLYRYPGTGTTALLPEDLIGTGWAGLKAGFVTDWNGDGALDIVAQWSDGRLNVYPGRNGSGFGAAVSLGSNWKDWTLSVGTWKKADAHPGIVGYDATGRLYYFNNPTGRSVSTGVSIGVGWTGLEITQVDFDKDSNADLLVKTGTGDLKLYRSNGTGNFVQESAGVVGTGWNVISDFASIRGFAGAGSLGIIARTTVGDLRYYPVGANRSWGTPTKVGTGWSSLTILAPAAK
- a CDS encoding CpaF family protein, with the protein product MDAVRIVEGEVRELIRRRGLDPLEQASDVRLLVEAAVNDYDERALLGPLPSLGHLETARRHIFDAVAGFGPLQPLLDDAAIEEVWINAPHEIYVARNGESELTGISLTEQQVRDLVERMLKSSGRRLDLSSPFVDAALPDGSRLHVAIPDITRKHWAVNIRKFIARASRLEHLVELGSLTPQAARFLGAAVASGLNILVSGATQAGKTTMLNCLAAHIGSRERVITVEEIFELQLPLRDVVGLQCRQPNLEGGGEIPLRRLVKEALRMRPDRLVVGEVREAESLDMLIALNSGLPGMCTVHANSAHDAVTKICTLPLLAGANISSAFVVPTVASCIDLVVHCSRHSSGRRQVTEILSLGRRVENGIIESSGVFGMVGTQLLPRANSMPAAEKFARAGFDVAALLELN